The Mesoaciditoga lauensis cd-1655R = DSM 25116 genome window below encodes:
- a CDS encoding endonuclease MutS2 yields the protein MVDEKTLQELEFDTILEMLRKKAFSDYGKVYFNSFKKNDEPQNMFKRVEYVLKKLDEISDVFYSVKDVRPHLMAAKEGEILDREALTDFFNLFKVSQQLAQILSGEELDDISKAVKPPEAFFTMFTKTFSPDGSIKDNATPELSKIRKELRSLERQINEKVKTLLFEGVNKGYISEALILQRHERYVLPVKASKRNMVKGIVHGQSSTLSTYYVEPEELIGLNDSLILTRSQEIREISKILSNMTKFLVDNFERISLMVSTLEEFDALCARARYAKENDCITPELRNDGGVVIVNGRNPLIPPEKVVPINFEMRSEDRVIILSGPNTGGKTATLKTVGTFVLMSLMGIPLPSGVGTQISLFDSVFSDIGDDQSIKDELSTFSAKVKREDEICRNSNEMTLALIDEMGDGTEPTEGVAFAKAVIDLLLKHNARAIVTTHLPELKTLALEDIRIRNASVGFDVNRLMPTYKIHMDMPGKSHAFEIIKKMGVSQELVKSFEKNRSVDRSKTDVLVERLQASIQEYDKKHEEILEKEKELKKQEIELNEKMKKLKDRRLEELDENIKELSQKMASITKEMERAIHLLKTSDDVEDLRRENKKLIELKKEMESISYEENKSSPQIKVGSPVEIEGTGVKGVVVKINEAKKKVVVDTGSVQVEIDLGKIRVSKNASKKSGKVEEYSYEGHERPSTEIDIRGMTVEDALPIVEEFSDRVLKFKTVGYIIHGKGTGRLANGIWEFLRSKRIPFRIGKKEEGGTGVTVIGGE from the coding sequence ATGGTAGATGAGAAAACGCTTCAAGAACTAGAATTTGACACCATTCTTGAAATGTTAAGAAAAAAAGCCTTCTCAGATTATGGGAAGGTTTACTTTAATTCTTTTAAGAAGAACGATGAACCACAGAATATGTTCAAGCGTGTAGAGTACGTTTTGAAAAAGCTAGATGAAATATCCGACGTTTTTTACAGTGTAAAAGACGTAAGACCGCATTTAATGGCAGCAAAAGAAGGCGAAATTCTTGATCGAGAAGCATTGACTGATTTTTTTAACCTCTTCAAAGTCTCTCAACAGCTTGCACAAATACTTTCAGGCGAAGAACTGGATGATATTTCAAAAGCTGTGAAGCCACCAGAAGCTTTCTTTACCATGTTCACTAAAACTTTTAGTCCTGATGGAAGTATTAAAGATAATGCAACGCCCGAACTTTCCAAAATTAGAAAAGAATTGAGATCGTTGGAAAGACAGATCAACGAAAAGGTGAAAACCCTTCTGTTTGAAGGGGTAAACAAAGGATACATATCAGAAGCCCTTATACTTCAACGCCATGAAAGGTACGTGCTACCGGTTAAAGCTTCAAAGCGGAACATGGTTAAAGGTATAGTGCACGGTCAATCGTCAACGCTCTCCACTTACTACGTTGAGCCAGAAGAATTGATCGGCCTTAACGATTCTCTTATACTAACCCGTTCACAAGAAATACGGGAAATCTCAAAAATTCTTTCCAACATGACGAAATTCCTGGTGGATAACTTCGAAAGGATATCTCTTATGGTGTCAACTCTCGAGGAGTTCGATGCGTTGTGTGCGCGCGCACGATATGCCAAAGAAAATGACTGCATAACTCCCGAGTTAAGAAATGATGGAGGAGTGGTCATAGTTAACGGGAGAAACCCTCTTATTCCACCTGAAAAAGTCGTACCGATAAATTTTGAAATGAGAAGCGAAGACAGGGTGATAATTTTAAGTGGGCCAAACACCGGTGGAAAAACTGCCACTCTCAAAACAGTTGGCACCTTTGTGTTGATGTCCCTTATGGGAATACCGCTTCCAAGTGGAGTTGGAACACAGATTTCTCTTTTTGATTCGGTCTTTTCGGATATAGGTGATGATCAATCCATAAAAGACGAGCTTAGTACTTTTTCCGCAAAGGTTAAAAGGGAAGATGAAATTTGCAGAAATTCAAATGAAATGACTCTTGCGCTCATAGACGAAATGGGAGATGGAACGGAGCCTACCGAAGGAGTAGCATTCGCAAAAGCGGTGATAGATCTCTTGCTAAAACATAACGCGCGCGCGATCGTAACAACACATTTGCCGGAGTTGAAAACTCTCGCGCTTGAAGATATAAGGATAAGAAACGCTTCTGTGGGATTTGATGTCAACCGTTTGATGCCCACTTACAAGATTCACATGGATATGCCGGGAAAAAGCCATGCTTTTGAAATAATAAAAAAGATGGGAGTTTCACAAGAGTTGGTAAAGAGCTTCGAAAAGAACAGAAGCGTAGATCGCTCAAAAACGGATGTGCTTGTGGAAAGATTGCAAGCTTCCATTCAAGAGTATGATAAAAAACATGAGGAAATCCTGGAAAAAGAGAAAGAGTTGAAAAAGCAAGAAATCGAATTGAACGAAAAGATGAAAAAACTCAAAGATAGGCGCTTAGAAGAGTTGGATGAGAACATCAAAGAACTCAGCCAAAAGATGGCATCGATAACAAAAGAAATGGAAAGGGCCATTCACCTTCTCAAAACTTCTGATGATGTGGAGGATTTGCGCCGCGAGAACAAAAAGCTCATTGAATTGAAGAAGGAAATGGAAAGCATTTCGTACGAAGAAAATAAAAGCTCACCTCAAATAAAAGTTGGATCGCCTGTAGAAATCGAAGGAACAGGCGTAAAAGGTGTTGTGGTGAAGATAAACGAAGCGAAGAAAAAGGTAGTTGTAGATACTGGAAGCGTCCAAGTGGAAATCGATCTTGGAAAGATAAGAGTTTCGAAGAATGCCTCTAAAAAAAGTGGTAAAGTAGAAGAATACTCTTATGAAGGGCATGAAAGACCATCAACGGAAATAGACATCCGGGGCATGACGGTGGAAGACGCTTTACCCATAGTGGAAGAATTCTCAGATCGTGTGTTAAAATTTAAAACAGTTGGTTACATCATACACGGAAAAGGTACCGGGAGATTGGCAAATGGTATATGGGAATTCCTTCGCTCGAAAAGAATTCCATTTCGCATTGGAAAAAAAGAAGAAGGCGGCACAGGTGTTACCGTCATAGGTGGTGAATAG
- the pilM gene encoding pilus assembly protein PilM, with the protein MLFALDIGTRTVIGVVAEEREKGIEILDFEILEHEERAMLDGQINDVPKVIKAVKKVKSALEERNNIEFKSVSTAVAGRFLKTVVGSASKKIPPSKINDDFVRSLELDALSEAVKKNTHARDYCVGYSILEYLVDGERVKNLVGQLGEEASVSLIAAFLPQRVVEALFSVIEGAGLSLNFLTLEPMAAMNLVVPPDLRRLNIALVDVGAGTSDIAISKDGTIMAYGMIPMAGDEITEKICDKYLLSFEDGEKVKRAIASGNIPTVNNVLGMPVEITLNDLMEVVTPVIDNITDEIAKAIFDLNGTTPAAVVIVGGGAKVPMFKESVADKISLPQNRVALRGIENISYVFDKTQNAVGSEFVTPVGIAYSSRYNISKIFKKVTINSKTVQLMNLTGREDIFQALMQAGFDMKDMIGKPSAGITYELNGKIVVESGNMPDPEITINGEKASLYAKLKDGDVVEISPRDGKEVMIKIEDVVKPLTFYVQDKEYHIFPHVRRNSEEVSPSELIQDGDSIEYEDSISVEEAMQVMEKGCFITINGKKYEMRNFEMIDENDKTLKRIKNGQHVRLRIKDITVGEFLEKVNIGKISIELNSKRVELKSPMRIMLNDKVVSEDEKLNCMDEIKVMKLSLKISDLFEHLHFSPNGFEITLNGLPANLEDVLKEGDSVEVKI; encoded by the coding sequence ATGCTGTTTGCGCTTGATATAGGAACCAGAACGGTTATAGGTGTGGTTGCTGAAGAGAGAGAAAAGGGAATTGAGATACTTGATTTTGAAATTTTGGAACATGAAGAACGAGCGATGCTTGACGGCCAGATAAACGACGTACCAAAAGTGATCAAAGCGGTTAAAAAAGTTAAAAGCGCATTGGAAGAAAGAAATAACATCGAATTCAAGAGTGTTTCGACTGCCGTTGCAGGTAGGTTTTTGAAAACCGTTGTTGGAAGTGCCAGCAAAAAAATTCCGCCTTCCAAAATAAACGATGATTTCGTTAGAAGCCTGGAGCTCGACGCTCTTTCCGAAGCTGTGAAGAAAAACACTCATGCGAGAGATTACTGTGTCGGCTATTCAATTTTAGAATATCTTGTTGATGGCGAAAGAGTAAAAAACCTTGTTGGGCAGTTAGGCGAAGAGGCTTCTGTGAGTTTGATAGCCGCGTTCTTGCCACAACGTGTTGTCGAAGCCTTGTTTTCCGTTATAGAAGGTGCCGGACTTTCGTTGAACTTTTTAACACTTGAGCCTATGGCAGCGATGAATTTGGTTGTTCCACCAGATCTCAGGAGATTGAACATAGCGCTTGTGGATGTTGGGGCAGGAACATCCGATATTGCCATAAGCAAAGATGGAACTATAATGGCGTACGGCATGATTCCAATGGCCGGTGATGAAATAACTGAAAAGATATGTGACAAGTATCTTCTCTCATTTGAAGATGGTGAAAAGGTTAAAAGGGCCATTGCCAGTGGAAATATTCCAACGGTTAACAACGTTTTAGGTATGCCGGTTGAGATAACTTTGAACGATCTGATGGAAGTGGTGACTCCCGTCATAGACAACATAACCGACGAGATAGCGAAAGCCATCTTTGATCTTAACGGAACGACTCCCGCAGCTGTTGTCATCGTTGGTGGAGGAGCCAAGGTGCCAATGTTCAAAGAAAGTGTCGCAGATAAGATTTCCCTTCCTCAAAATAGAGTTGCATTGAGAGGAATAGAGAACATCTCTTACGTTTTTGATAAAACTCAAAATGCCGTGGGAAGCGAATTCGTAACTCCTGTTGGTATAGCTTACTCATCTCGATACAACATCTCGAAAATATTTAAGAAAGTTACCATAAACTCAAAAACGGTTCAGTTGATGAACCTCACTGGTCGTGAAGATATCTTTCAAGCTCTGATGCAGGCTGGCTTTGACATGAAAGATATGATTGGAAAACCTTCAGCGGGTATCACATACGAATTGAACGGAAAAATCGTAGTTGAAAGCGGAAATATGCCGGACCCAGAAATAACGATTAACGGCGAAAAAGCTTCTCTGTACGCCAAATTAAAAGATGGAGATGTGGTTGAAATTTCCCCACGTGATGGCAAAGAGGTCATGATAAAGATTGAGGATGTGGTAAAACCGCTAACGTTTTATGTTCAAGATAAAGAGTATCACATCTTCCCACACGTTAGAAGAAATTCTGAAGAAGTTTCTCCTTCCGAACTTATTCAAGACGGTGATTCCATAGAATACGAAGATTCAATTTCTGTGGAAGAAGCCATGCAGGTAATGGAGAAAGGATGCTTTATAACTATTAACGGGAAGAAATATGAGATGAGAAACTTTGAAATGATCGATGAAAACGATAAAACTTTGAAAAGAATAAAGAACGGTCAACATGTAAGATTACGGATCAAAGACATCACGGTGGGAGAATTTTTGGAGAAAGTGAACATTGGAAAGATATCCATAGAGCTGAATTCGAAAAGAGTGGAGCTTAAATCACCAATGAGGATCATGTTGAATGACAAAGTCGTTTCAGAAGACGAAAAGTTGAATTGTATGGATGAAATAAAAGTTATGAAGCTGTCTTTGAAGATCTCAGATCTTTTTGAGCATCTTCATTTCAGTCCCAACGGGTTTGAAATAACTTTAAACGGTTTGCCCGCAAACCTGGAAGATGTT